The DNA segment ATGGAGTCTGACGCCGAACTCGTGCGCACGGCTCCCGACGGAGCGCCCGTCGTCGAGCGGCGAGCCAGGTGAGCCGGCCCGCAACCCTTCCCGATCAGTGGTCCGACGTGGTCATCGTGGGCGGCGGGGCGGCCGGCCTCTGCCTCGCCCTTCAACTGACCGCGACCGCGACGACCACCCGTTCCGTCGTCGTGGTGGAGCCGCCGGAGGGGCCGTCACGGCCTCGTGAACGCACCTGGTGCTTCTGGGACGAAGGCTCATGCGACTTCGAGGAAGCGATCAGCGCCTCCTGGTCCCGCCTACGGGTCCACGGAACCGACGGCAGAGAGATCACGGTCGATCCGGTTCCGCTGCGCTACCGCATGCTGCGATCGACGCAGTTCGAGCAGTTCGTGCACGCCCGGCTGGCGGCGCACCCCCGCGCGCGTGTCCTGCGTGCCACAGCCGGTGCCGTACGGGACACCGCCGACGGGGCGGCCGTCAGCTGCGTGGCATCCGACGGCCGGCCGCTGACGCTGCGCGCCCGCCATCTCTTCGACTCTCGTCCCCTACAGGCTCTGCCTCCGGCTCGCACGTGCTTGTTGCAGCATTTCCGCGGCTGGTTCGTGCGCACGGCCGCGGAGCGGTTCGACCCCACGGTCGCCGACCTGATGGACTTCCGGGTGCCGCAGCCACGTCACGGCCTCGCCTTCGGCTATGTGCTGCCCCTCGCGTCCGACCGCGCCCTCATCGAGTACACCGAGTTCTCCCGTGCCCCGTTG comes from the Streptomyces sp. NBC_00443 genome and includes:
- a CDS encoding lycopene cyclase family protein is translated as MSRPATLPDQWSDVVIVGGGAAGLCLALQLTATATTTRSVVVVEPPEGPSRPRERTWCFWDEGSCDFEEAISASWSRLRVHGTDGREITVDPVPLRYRMLRSTQFEQFVHARLAAHPRARVLRATAGAVRDTADGAAVSCVASDGRPLTLRARHLFDSRPLQALPPARTCLLQHFRGWFVRTAAERFDPTVADLMDFRVPQPRHGLAFGYVLPLASDRALIEYTEFSRAPLTTAAYEASLGHYCREILRLGAFTVEAAEQGAIPMTDARFPRRIGPAVFRIGTAGGATRPATGYTFAAAQRQSRAIADALEAGRPLVPPPHGRRALAMDAVLLRALDTGRIDGPDLFTDLFSRIPTERLLRFLDGATTLREEWAIGLRTPIGPMLRTAVELPLLPCHFRPAPRPASRSAPQSALRSAESSS